The Methanocella arvoryzae MRE50 genome includes a region encoding these proteins:
- a CDS encoding IS1634 family transposase gives MQVRKRGGQEYLYEVTPYYDKEKKQIRQTVKYLGKNVDGKPVKVRETAKKPRRALGYGEFQPLLKIVEELGLKEILQDELPDRDVKTALLLAFNRVLRPVSMRNVESWYEASYLSEQSEFRDLQTTSQRLSEFLERIGESDASTGLFKGMIQRFSTGALIYDLTSLSSYSKLINMLEYGYNRDGLSTAQVNLSIVTDKDSGIPLMYDVYPGSIVDVSTLFNTVRRIKDLGIARYTMIIDRGFFSKDNLQLLFDENVVFVIPASTTLKSVKEMITSLHDDIKDPDNLRKYHDTVIFVKPVSIDVDGLVVKGYYYYDRNRENLDTNLFYKRLYNVVDELKNRHIKNPYDTERIVRSIAGKLYNYIEVQRNIDSSLTVTIKKNAVSQRINRMGRYILCYHGEMTWEECLRTYKERDQVEKRFHHLKNDLDAVPLNVRKESTMKGFLFICFLALILRMRLQKHLEETRLDKKYCVEDLILELEKIHMIKLEDGDWLLSELTKKQKDIIERMSLESCYQKTGK, from the coding sequence GTGCAGGTGCGGAAACGGGGAGGGCAGGAGTACCTCTATGAAGTAACCCCGTATTATGATAAAGAGAAGAAACAGATACGGCAGACGGTGAAATACCTGGGCAAGAATGTTGACGGTAAACCGGTGAAGGTCAGAGAGACAGCCAAAAAGCCTCGGAGGGCTCTAGGTTACGGGGAATTCCAACCACTCCTAAAGATCGTTGAGGAGCTGGGATTAAAAGAGATCCTGCAGGATGAACTCCCTGATAGGGATGTTAAAACCGCTCTGTTGTTAGCTTTTAACCGTGTCCTCAGGCCGGTCAGCATGAGGAACGTGGAATCATGGTACGAGGCATCTTATCTCTCGGAGCAATCCGAGTTCCGGGATCTCCAGACTACGAGTCAACGGTTGAGCGAATTCCTGGAACGTATCGGTGAAAGCGACGCCTCTACAGGATTGTTCAAAGGTATGATCCAACGGTTTTCCACCGGTGCTTTGATCTACGATCTTACCAGTCTCAGCAGTTACTCTAAACTGATCAACATGTTGGAGTATGGGTATAACCGGGATGGATTGAGCACTGCACAGGTCAATCTCAGCATTGTTACAGATAAGGACTCGGGCATCCCCCTCATGTACGATGTTTACCCGGGTAGCATCGTCGATGTATCCACCCTGTTCAATACCGTCCGAAGGATCAAGGATCTGGGAATCGCCAGGTATACCATGATTATTGACAGGGGTTTCTTTAGTAAAGATAATCTCCAACTGCTCTTTGATGAAAATGTAGTATTTGTCATTCCTGCCAGCACCACTCTGAAATCGGTTAAAGAAATGATCACCAGTTTGCATGATGATATCAAGGACCCGGACAACCTTCGGAAGTACCATGACACGGTCATCTTCGTCAAACCGGTATCCATTGACGTTGACGGCCTCGTGGTGAAGGGCTATTATTATTACGACAGGAACCGGGAGAATCTGGATACCAACCTGTTTTACAAACGATTGTATAATGTCGTGGACGAACTGAAAAACAGGCATATCAAAAATCCATATGATACTGAACGGATCGTGCGCAGTATCGCGGGCAAACTGTACAATTACATCGAAGTTCAACGAAACATCGATTCCAGCCTCACCGTCACGATCAAGAAGAACGCGGTGAGTCAGCGGATCAACCGGATGGGCAGGTACATCCTCTGCTATCACGGGGAGATGACCTGGGAAGAATGCCTCCGCACATACAAGGAACGGGATCAGGTCGAGAAACGATTCCACCACTTGAAGAACGATCTTGATGCTGTGCCTTTGAATGTGAGAAAAGAATCTACGATGAAAGGATTCCTATTCATCTGCTTCCTCGCCTTGATATTGAGAATGCGCCTTCAGAAACACCTCGAAGAAACCCGACTCGATAAAAAGTATTGCGTCGAGGACCTGATCCTGGAACTCGAAAAAATACACATGATCAAACTCGAGGACGGAGACTGGCTACTGTCAGAACTGACCAAGAAACAGAAAGACATCATCGAACGCATGAGCCTTGAATCATGTTACCAAAAAACCGGGAAGTGA
- a CDS encoding helix-turn-helix transcriptional regulator encodes MSECLQKLVLNSEVRKNLVLQLLERPSALTELEEYLNVRPSNLIPQLNKLKSNNLVIKNDGKFRLTSTGSILAKNLRRLDALARLIGKNEQFLNEHDLSPVPESLLHRIEDLGDCTLIENSLENITATFSEVVDKLSKSEKISVISSVFDSRYPELVLSMAGRKVPVSVIVTENIFEVLEKEYADALEAYLEHDNARLYVTDDARLAFAVTDTFTTLSLCKNGAFDVSTSLMSFGPPAIRWGEELFEHYRQKSREIRNP; translated from the coding sequence ATGTCCGAATGCTTGCAAAAATTAGTCCTTAACTCTGAAGTGAGAAAAAATCTTGTGCTTCAGTTGCTGGAAAGGCCATCAGCGTTGACAGAGCTGGAAGAATATTTAAACGTGAGGCCTTCGAACCTGATTCCGCAGCTTAACAAGCTTAAAAGTAATAATCTGGTTATCAAGAATGATGGTAAGTTCCGCTTAACCTCTACCGGATCGATCCTGGCGAAAAATCTGCGTAGGCTAGATGCTCTTGCGAGGCTTATCGGGAAAAACGAGCAGTTTTTAAACGAGCACGACTTATCCCCGGTACCTGAGAGCTTGCTACACAGGATCGAGGATCTGGGTGACTGCACGCTGATTGAGAATAGTTTGGAGAACATAACGGCAACCTTCAGCGAGGTAGTTGATAAGCTGTCAAAGTCGGAAAAGATCTCAGTCATCTCTTCGGTTTTTGACTCGCGTTATCCAGAGCTCGTTTTATCGATGGCAGGCAGAAAAGTACCCGTTTCAGTTATTGTTACCGAGAACATTTTCGAGGTACTGGAGAAGGAGTATGCCGATGCACTCGAAGCATATTTAGAGCATGATAATGCTCGGCTGTATGTGACGGATGACGCACGGCTGGCGTTTGCCGTCACGGACACCTTCACGACCCTGTCCCTGTGTAAAAACGGAGCTTTCGATGTCTCGACCAGCCTGATGAGCTTCGGGCCGCCGGCGATAAGGTGGGGAGAGGAGCTTTTCGAGCATTACCGACAAAAGTCGCGGGAGATAAGAAATCCCTGA
- a CDS encoding class II fructose-bisphosphate aldolase, which yields MTFATLKEVLDTAKAGKYGVGAFNINNMEIAKAIGNAAKEEKSPVILAVSPSAIKYAGIEYIYEIARVTAVKSKVPTVLHLDHGTEFKDCVQCIRHGWSSVMYDGSKLPFQENIAMTKKIVEFAHAAGVSVEAELGKLAGVEGHVSVSEKDAIFTNPEEAKIFVEQTGVDALAVAIGTSHGAFKFKGEANLDFERLQKIEKLVGIPIVLHGASGVPKEVLEKAAKYGAKLPGAAGVPNDAIQKAISLGVAKINIDTDIRLTMTAAIRQVLTEHPEEFDPRKIFGPAEEAMKEVAKGKMRLFGSSGKA from the coding sequence ATGACGTTTGCTACTTTAAAGGAAGTGCTGGACACGGCCAAGGCCGGCAAGTACGGTGTTGGCGCTTTTAATATTAACAACATGGAGATCGCCAAGGCGATCGGTAACGCGGCCAAAGAAGAGAAGTCGCCGGTAATTCTGGCAGTATCTCCGAGTGCCATCAAATACGCGGGCATCGAGTACATCTACGAGATCGCCAGGGTCACCGCCGTGAAGTCCAAAGTGCCCACAGTGCTCCATTTAGACCACGGCACCGAGTTCAAGGACTGCGTCCAGTGCATCAGGCACGGCTGGTCCTCCGTCATGTACGACGGCTCAAAGCTGCCCTTCCAGGAAAATATTGCGATGACGAAGAAGATCGTCGAGTTCGCCCACGCAGCCGGCGTCTCCGTCGAGGCCGAGCTGGGCAAGCTGGCCGGAGTCGAGGGCCACGTCTCGGTATCGGAGAAGGATGCCATTTTTACCAACCCTGAAGAGGCCAAGATCTTCGTCGAGCAGACCGGCGTGGACGCTCTCGCAGTAGCCATCGGCACGTCCCACGGAGCATTCAAGTTTAAGGGCGAAGCCAACCTCGACTTCGAGCGGCTGCAGAAGATCGAGAAGCTGGTCGGCATCCCCATAGTGCTCCACGGCGCATCGGGCGTCCCCAAGGAAGTGCTGGAGAAGGCAGCGAAGTATGGGGCCAAGCTTCCGGGAGCCGCAGGCGTCCCGAACGACGCCATCCAGAAGGCCATCAGCCTCGGCGTGGCCAAGATCAACATCGACACCGACATCAGGCTCACCATGACCGCGGCCATCAGGCAGGTGCTCACTGAGCACCCGGAGGAGTTCGACCCCAGGAAGATCTTCGGCCCCGCGGAAGAGGCGATGAAAGAAGTGGCGAAGGGCAAGATGAGGCTCTTCGGCAGCTCCGGAAAAGCCTGA
- a CDS encoding 6-phosphofructokinase — protein MADIKKIGILTGGGDCPGLNAVIRAVVFKAIDNGWEVAGVKYGWKGMLNADTVPLTKKDVEGILPLGGTILKTSRTNPFKVEGGAEKVIENAKKMGIDCLVAVGGEDTLGVANKLTKMGFACVGVPKTIDNDLGATDYTFGYQTAVQIASDAMDRLHTTAKSHDRVIVCEVMGRHAGWMTTDAGMSASAHWIFIPEVKGSVDECCKMLKARYERGDRYGIIAVSEGALFSDFDVEAASRETDAFGHVKLGGVAKALAKEIEKRTGLETREVVLGHTQRGGSPLAYDRVLGTRLGYKAVEMIEKGQFAMMASLRGEKVEAVPIEEAVKELKTVPEGYYKVSKTFFN, from the coding sequence ATGGCAGACATCAAAAAGATAGGCATTTTAACCGGCGGCGGCGACTGCCCGGGCCTCAACGCAGTAATAAGAGCTGTGGTGTTCAAGGCCATCGACAACGGCTGGGAAGTAGCAGGCGTCAAGTACGGCTGGAAGGGCATGCTCAACGCCGATACCGTTCCTCTCACTAAGAAGGACGTCGAGGGTATCCTGCCGCTGGGCGGCACCATCCTTAAAACCAGCAGGACTAACCCGTTCAAGGTCGAGGGTGGAGCGGAGAAAGTCATCGAGAACGCGAAGAAGATGGGCATCGACTGCCTCGTCGCCGTGGGTGGAGAGGATACCCTCGGCGTGGCCAATAAATTAACAAAGATGGGTTTCGCCTGCGTGGGCGTGCCCAAGACCATCGACAACGACCTCGGCGCTACCGACTACACGTTCGGCTACCAGACTGCGGTGCAGATCGCGTCCGACGCGATGGACAGACTGCACACTACAGCGAAGAGCCACGATCGAGTGATTGTGTGCGAGGTCATGGGCAGACATGCGGGCTGGATGACCACGGACGCCGGCATGTCGGCCAGCGCTCACTGGATCTTCATCCCCGAAGTCAAGGGCAGCGTCGACGAGTGCTGCAAGATGCTCAAAGCCCGGTACGAGAGAGGCGACCGGTACGGCATCATCGCCGTCTCCGAGGGCGCGCTGTTCTCCGACTTCGACGTGGAGGCGGCATCCAGGGAAACGGACGCCTTCGGCCACGTCAAGCTGGGCGGAGTCGCCAAGGCCCTGGCAAAGGAGATCGAGAAGCGCACCGGTTTAGAGACCAGAGAAGTCGTGCTCGGCCACACGCAGAGAGGCGGCTCCCCGCTTGCCTACGACCGGGTGCTGGGAACGAGGCTAGGCTACAAGGCCGTGGAGATGATCGAGAAGGGCCAGTTTGCCATGATGGCCTCTCTACGAGGCGAAAAGGTCGAGGCCGTGCCTATAGAGGAAGCGGTCAAGGAACTGAAGACCGTGCCGGAAGGCTACTACAAGGTCTCGAAGACGTTCTTTAATTAA
- a CDS encoding Vgb family protein, with product MAGRRLLILIALAIVSAALFSAIAAADQTYSVTEYPLPAENAGATAMAIDASGDVWLIQDSPPVIYRLSRENGSFSQYTIKGFENAGFSGLSVDAEGNAWFADLKGNRVGAYTPATNHTATFTFPGPMAPSSVIREGDTLWIGCKEEVGELNLVTNEFSDHFAYKMDSYLFDIHIDRLRNVWFVENKANKVGTYYRMYDTVPEFEIPTPEAYPTCLSIDSEGRLWFVESGPNKLGMFDTDLFSFEEYNMTTVDGRLPKLAYLTTVNDSIWVTDSANGRVLKFYPDDGRFAAAELGNGTVPTFIEADGEGILWVYEASGKKLASVKIFDGFGVPTPTPAPTPAATPLPATTPTAMPAPAPGFEFLIATSVLLALMLVKARR from the coding sequence ATGGCCGGACGCCGCCTGCTCATCCTGATCGCTTTAGCAATCGTATCGGCTGCCTTATTTTCGGCGATAGCTGCCGCCGATCAGACTTATTCAGTCACAGAGTACCCGCTGCCCGCAGAGAATGCCGGCGCCACCGCGATGGCCATCGATGCCTCTGGAGACGTGTGGCTAATCCAGGACAGCCCGCCCGTAATTTACCGCTTATCCCGGGAGAACGGGAGCTTTAGCCAGTATACGATCAAGGGCTTCGAGAACGCCGGCTTCTCCGGCCTGAGCGTCGACGCCGAGGGCAATGCGTGGTTCGCAGACCTGAAAGGCAACCGGGTGGGCGCCTACACGCCTGCTACGAACCACACTGCCACCTTCACGTTCCCCGGCCCAATGGCGCCTTCCAGCGTCATCAGGGAAGGCGACACGCTCTGGATAGGCTGCAAGGAAGAAGTCGGAGAGCTGAACCTGGTCACGAACGAGTTTTCCGACCACTTCGCCTACAAGATGGACTCGTACCTCTTCGACATCCACATCGACCGCCTCAGGAACGTGTGGTTCGTGGAGAACAAGGCAAACAAGGTCGGCACCTACTACCGCATGTACGACACAGTGCCTGAGTTCGAGATCCCGACCCCGGAGGCATATCCGACCTGCCTGTCCATAGACAGTGAAGGCAGGCTTTGGTTCGTCGAATCGGGCCCGAACAAGCTGGGCATGTTCGACACCGACCTGTTCAGCTTTGAAGAGTACAACATGACGACAGTGGACGGCCGGCTGCCGAAACTGGCATACCTGACCACGGTCAACGACAGCATCTGGGTGACTGACTCAGCCAATGGCAGAGTGCTCAAGTTCTACCCGGACGATGGCAGGTTCGCCGCTGCAGAACTCGGTAACGGCACCGTGCCGACGTTCATAGAGGCAGACGGCGAGGGTATTTTGTGGGTGTACGAAGCGAGCGGCAAAAAGCTTGCTTCCGTGAAAATCTTTGATGGATTCGGAGTGCCCACGCCGACACCGGCCCCGACGCCCGCTGCAACGCCTTTGCCCGCTACCACGCCGACCGCCATGCCAGCGCCTGCCCCTGGCTTTGAGTTCCTGATAGCAACCAGTGTACTGCTTGCTCTGATGCTGGTAAAAGCCAGAAGATAA
- a CDS encoding class I SAM-dependent methyltransferase: MGKNNSKMMNAHRGKPIPSNPLKSVLKDLTPEEEAALPRGWQLIGEVLLVHIPEVLRPRRAELGEALLSLYPRCKTVVETKRIAGEYREPIIDIIAGNGTETIHKENYVLFKLDVARIMYSQGNFYERRRMSTVGKDEYVVDMFAGIGYFTLPMAVHSRPKRIDAIEINPVSFGYLSENVRLNKVDGIVHPVHGDCREKTPEGVADRVLMGYVGTTHEYLPWGIKALKPGGIIHYHETVPEKIMYERPGQYITAAAAAQGRRAEVLQTIKIKKYSPGVWHVVVDAKIL; encoded by the coding sequence GTGGGAAAGAATAACTCTAAAATGATGAACGCTCACAGGGGAAAGCCCATCCCCTCCAATCCTTTGAAATCTGTTCTAAAAGATCTCACGCCCGAAGAAGAGGCGGCACTGCCGAGAGGCTGGCAGCTGATCGGCGAAGTCCTGCTCGTCCATATACCGGAGGTGCTCCGGCCCCGCAGGGCGGAGCTGGGTGAAGCGTTGTTAAGCCTGTACCCGCGCTGCAAGACCGTGGTCGAGACGAAGCGCATAGCGGGGGAGTACCGGGAGCCGATCATAGATATCATAGCCGGCAACGGCACCGAGACCATCCACAAGGAAAACTACGTCCTCTTCAAGCTGGACGTGGCCCGGATCATGTACAGCCAGGGCAACTTCTACGAGCGCAGGCGCATGTCCACCGTCGGCAAAGACGAATACGTCGTCGACATGTTCGCCGGCATCGGGTACTTCACCCTGCCCATGGCCGTCCACTCCAGGCCGAAGCGGATCGACGCCATCGAGATCAATCCTGTATCCTTCGGATACCTCTCCGAGAACGTCCGTCTCAACAAGGTCGATGGCATCGTCCACCCGGTACACGGCGACTGCCGGGAAAAAACGCCCGAAGGAGTCGCAGACCGGGTCCTCATGGGCTACGTGGGCACGACGCACGAGTACCTGCCCTGGGGTATTAAAGCCCTGAAGCCAGGCGGTATCATACACTACCACGAGACAGTGCCCGAAAAGATCATGTACGAGCGGCCCGGCCAGTACATCACGGCCGCCGCAGCGGCCCAGGGCCGGAGGGCTGAGGTACTGCAGACCATCAAGATCAAGAAGTACTCCCCGGGCGTGTGGCATGTGGTCGTGGACGCTAAAATATTATAA
- a CDS encoding 60S ribosomal export protein NMD3 encodes MVTTSKLFCPKCGKETEAEGLCNACFAEKYVVFQVPQTLDVKICAKCPSYKIGELWVETSLDNYEDLAKKAAAKTVRAALSVSKEVDHPQITVVPEFTGPYVLVIHVTVTGSIEGRPVSTSADVEGRIRKETCDICSRMAGGYYEAVIQIRAEGRLPTKQEVDRCLKIIENVFVRASKAGDRLAFITDVFPLPEGADLYVGSTTCARQASRTIIDEYGGSLIESPKLVGAVGGKGVYRVTFAVRLPEIVAGDIVRMRNQVVLVEKLGKRTSGVDLTTGQNTSAPEDLKLEKIANRSEATKVVIVSEEGDSVQLLDPETYQAVTIRRPAFLKAGPGDEVPVIKTKDGLFILPGGGRGKE; translated from the coding sequence ATGGTCACGACATCGAAGCTTTTCTGCCCGAAGTGCGGTAAGGAGACAGAGGCCGAGGGCTTGTGTAATGCCTGCTTTGCGGAGAAATACGTGGTTTTCCAGGTGCCACAGACCCTGGACGTAAAGATCTGCGCCAAATGCCCCTCCTACAAGATCGGAGAGCTATGGGTAGAGACCAGCCTCGACAACTACGAGGACCTGGCGAAGAAGGCGGCCGCCAAGACAGTCCGCGCGGCCCTGTCGGTGAGCAAAGAGGTGGACCACCCCCAGATCACCGTCGTGCCCGAGTTTACCGGCCCCTACGTCTTAGTTATTCACGTGACCGTCACCGGCTCGATCGAGGGCAGGCCTGTCTCGACCTCGGCGGACGTCGAGGGCAGGATCCGGAAGGAGACCTGCGACATCTGCTCCCGCATGGCAGGCGGCTACTACGAGGCGGTCATCCAGATCAGGGCAGAGGGCAGGCTGCCGACCAAACAGGAAGTCGACCGGTGCCTCAAAATTATAGAGAACGTGTTCGTCCGGGCGTCGAAAGCCGGGGACCGGCTCGCCTTCATCACCGACGTCTTCCCGCTGCCCGAAGGCGCGGACCTCTACGTGGGCTCCACGACATGCGCCCGGCAGGCGTCACGCACCATCATCGACGAGTACGGCGGGTCCCTCATCGAGTCGCCCAAGCTCGTGGGCGCCGTGGGCGGAAAAGGAGTCTACCGGGTCACCTTCGCGGTGAGGCTGCCCGAGATCGTCGCCGGGGACATCGTCCGCATGCGCAACCAGGTAGTCCTGGTGGAAAAGCTGGGCAAGCGCACGTCCGGCGTCGACCTGACCACCGGCCAGAACACCTCAGCGCCTGAAGACCTGAAACTTGAAAAGATCGCGAACCGCTCCGAGGCCACGAAAGTGGTGATCGTATCCGAGGAGGGCGACTCCGTCCAGCTTCTCGATCCCGAGACCTACCAGGCGGTCACTATCCGCAGGCCGGCTTTCCTGAAGGCCGGGCCCGGCGACGAGGTGCCCGTGATCAAAACGAAAGACGGACTTTTCATACTGCCCGGAGGCGGCCGTGGGAAAGAATAA
- a CDS encoding glycosyltransferase: protein MDFSIIVPALNEEKRIRQCLDSIRAQKTSRSWELIVSDSGSTDRTVEIAREYTDKVHVCAEKGTARARNEGARLAEGEVLVFIDSDTVLLPGYLDTIGKAFENRDLIACSCAFKFSKRSPKLLFAEYVTNSYYILRSVFRGATLPGFNVCIRREVFEKLGGFRLCHLEDLDMSIKLRRIGRTRYIARRKTITSSRRLEKDGLYGTLKYYMDLFEQTQNRRLGFQIFKLHKTEYEDYVQRD from the coding sequence ATGGACTTTTCCATCATCGTGCCCGCGCTGAACGAAGAGAAGCGGATTCGCCAGTGCCTCGACTCGATCAGGGCCCAGAAGACCTCCCGGTCCTGGGAGCTGATTGTCTCTGACTCGGGCAGCACCGACCGGACCGTGGAGATCGCCAGAGAGTACACTGATAAGGTGCACGTGTGCGCCGAAAAGGGCACCGCCCGTGCCCGCAATGAGGGCGCCAGGCTCGCCGAAGGCGAGGTCCTGGTCTTCATCGACTCTGACACGGTACTATTGCCCGGCTACCTCGACACGATCGGGAAAGCCTTCGAGAACAGGGATCTGATCGCCTGCTCATGCGCGTTCAAGTTCAGCAAGAGGAGCCCGAAGCTGCTGTTCGCTGAGTATGTGACAAACTCTTACTATATTCTGAGAAGCGTGTTCCGCGGCGCCACCCTGCCCGGGTTCAACGTGTGCATCAGAAGAGAAGTCTTCGAGAAGCTCGGCGGCTTCCGCCTGTGCCACCTGGAAGACCTTGACATGAGCATCAAGCTCCGGCGTATAGGCCGCACAAGGTATATCGCCCGGCGGAAAACGATCACCTCGTCCAGGCGCCTCGAAAAGGACGGCCTCTACGGAACGCTGAAATACTATATGGACCTGTTCGAGCAGACCCAGAACCGGAGGCTCGGGTTCCAGATCTTCAAGTTACATAAGACTGAGTACGAGGACTACGTCCAGAGAGATTAA
- a CDS encoding cation-translocating P-type ATPase, whose product MEKEATAEEMAVEVTDSPSFAGLSSDEAARRLQVYGRNIFSKVEEISFFRIAIKEIREPLMLLLLGVGVLYSLWGDLEDAATIVVVIVLLLAVEIGNEFRAKKAIHSLARLASPVTRVIRDGTVQTIETETVVPGDLLVLTPGTLVTADGKVIRSYGLQADESALTGESMPRDKSDGDQIFAGTMIIGGEGKAEALATGKETRMGRISSSAKTIEQPKTPLQKSMKSLAKKLVVVAVFFSVTIPLLGFLRGEEPRQMILTALSLVFATVPEELPLIITIVLGVGAFTLSRKNLLVKKIKAAEVLGNATVILTDKTGTITYNRMRVANIYPAEGTKAVLEAAMGAQTETSTSPTDRAIREKCQQEGVQPPEGPVIRQRGLASGKKSRAVLREIDGRLELFVSGAPEEILGSASGTPGPEVLEAIAKETGEGRRVIAIARRTVPAADRPLPFPELERDLALAGLISIEDPPRKEAGEAIARARRAGVQTIMVTGDHPLTARQIAGAVGIPAEKVLTGEDLDAMSDAQLMEAIKTVSVFARTTPEHKYRLVRALHQNGEVVAVTGDGVNDALALKGADIGIAMGVRGTDAAKEAADIIVADDNYRTIGDGIFEGRKFFDNLSKGVKYYLSVKSALILIFLIPVVFNAPFPFSPINIIILELTLDLMATSTFVVEPAEKTIYTRPPRDPKKTLVDRPMMKRIAFSGISLFLAVMVPYSLALASGVELQTARSIAFFAWLAGQVSLAYVARSDHEPLLSLGVFSNRMLNLMLLLIAGITVAVIGLPGLAESIKLAPVPPVPLAGVIAFAFCMIFWQELVKMWKFKSWQSGK is encoded by the coding sequence ATGGAAAAGGAGGCAACGGCTGAAGAAATGGCAGTAGAAGTCACCGATAGCCCGTCATTCGCCGGGCTGAGCAGCGATGAGGCGGCCCGGAGGCTGCAGGTTTACGGGCGGAACATCTTCTCGAAGGTCGAGGAAATCTCCTTTTTCAGGATAGCGATCAAAGAGATTCGGGAGCCGCTGATGCTGCTGTTACTGGGCGTGGGCGTCCTGTACAGCCTGTGGGGAGACCTGGAGGATGCGGCCACCATCGTCGTTGTCATAGTGCTGCTGCTGGCAGTAGAGATCGGTAACGAGTTCCGGGCCAAAAAGGCGATACACTCGCTGGCCAGGCTCGCCTCCCCGGTAACCCGGGTGATACGGGATGGCACGGTTCAGACCATCGAGACCGAAACCGTGGTGCCCGGGGACCTGCTCGTGCTGACGCCGGGTACGCTGGTCACTGCGGATGGAAAAGTTATCCGGTCGTACGGCCTGCAGGCCGACGAGTCCGCCCTGACGGGGGAATCGATGCCCCGGGACAAGTCTGACGGCGACCAGATTTTTGCGGGCACCATGATTATAGGCGGGGAGGGCAAGGCCGAAGCCCTGGCCACCGGGAAGGAGACGCGCATGGGCCGGATATCCAGCTCTGCAAAGACCATCGAGCAGCCTAAGACCCCGCTCCAGAAATCGATGAAGTCGCTGGCCAAGAAGCTGGTGGTCGTGGCAGTGTTCTTCAGCGTGACCATCCCGCTGCTCGGCTTCCTCCGGGGAGAGGAGCCCCGGCAGATGATCCTGACTGCCCTGTCCCTCGTGTTCGCCACCGTGCCGGAAGAGCTCCCGCTCATCATCACGATCGTACTCGGGGTAGGCGCCTTCACCCTATCCCGGAAGAACCTGCTGGTGAAGAAGATCAAGGCCGCGGAAGTGCTCGGCAACGCCACGGTGATTCTGACGGACAAGACCGGCACCATCACTTACAACCGGATGAGGGTCGCGAACATATACCCGGCCGAAGGCACGAAGGCAGTACTGGAGGCAGCTATGGGGGCGCAGACAGAGACTTCCACGTCTCCGACCGACCGGGCCATACGGGAGAAATGCCAGCAGGAAGGCGTACAGCCCCCCGAAGGCCCGGTGATCAGGCAGCGTGGCCTGGCTTCGGGGAAGAAGTCACGTGCCGTCCTCCGGGAGATCGACGGCCGTCTGGAGCTCTTCGTATCCGGGGCGCCAGAAGAAATCCTGGGGTCGGCCAGTGGCACCCCGGGCCCCGAAGTATTGGAAGCCATAGCGAAAGAGACTGGCGAAGGCCGGCGAGTCATCGCCATCGCAAGGCGCACCGTGCCTGCCGCTGATCGACCCCTGCCCTTCCCGGAGCTGGAAAGAGACCTTGCACTCGCCGGGCTCATCTCGATCGAGGACCCGCCCCGGAAGGAAGCCGGCGAAGCAATCGCCCGGGCCCGGAGAGCCGGGGTGCAGACCATCATGGTGACGGGGGACCATCCCCTTACGGCACGGCAGATCGCCGGCGCAGTCGGCATCCCCGCAGAAAAGGTACTCACCGGGGAAGATCTGGACGCGATGTCAGACGCACAGCTCATGGAAGCGATAAAGACCGTCTCAGTGTTCGCCCGCACCACCCCCGAGCACAAGTACCGCCTGGTCAGGGCGCTGCACCAGAACGGCGAAGTCGTAGCTGTCACAGGCGACGGGGTAAACGATGCGCTCGCGCTAAAGGGCGCCGACATCGGCATCGCCATGGGCGTCAGGGGCACGGACGCAGCGAAGGAGGCGGCCGACATCATCGTCGCGGACGACAATTACCGGACAATCGGAGACGGCATCTTCGAGGGCCGGAAGTTCTTTGACAACCTCAGCAAGGGCGTCAAATACTACCTCTCGGTCAAGTCCGCCCTCATCCTGATCTTCCTGATCCCCGTCGTCTTCAACGCGCCCTTCCCGTTCTCGCCTATCAACATCATAATCCTTGAGCTGACCCTGGACCTGATGGCGACCAGCACCTTCGTAGTAGAGCCCGCGGAGAAGACCATCTACACCCGGCCTCCCCGGGACCCCAAAAAGACGCTGGTGGACCGGCCCATGATGAAGCGGATCGCCTTCTCCGGCATCAGCCTCTTCCTGGCCGTAATGGTGCCCTATTCCCTGGCGCTGGCCTCCGGCGTCGAGCTACAGACCGCCAGGAGCATCGCCTTCTTCGCGTGGCTGGCCGGCCAGGTCTCCCTCGCCTACGTCGCCAGATCCGATCATGAGCCGTTATTGAGCCTGGGAGTCTTCTCCAACCGCATGCTCAACCTGATGCTCCTCCTCATAGCAGGCATCACCGTCGCAGTCATAGGCCTGCCCGGCCTCGCCGAGAGCATCAAACTCGCGCCCGTCCCGCCCGTCCCCCTCGCCGGGGTGATAGCGTTCGCCTTCTGCATGATCTTCTGGCAGGAACTGGTGAAGATGTGGAAGTTTAAGAGCTGGCAGTCCGGGAAATAG